From Methanomassiliicoccales archaeon LGM-RCC1, one genomic window encodes:
- a CDS encoding 30S ribosomal protein S15 gives MARMHTRRKGKSCSKHPMVSENPAWVPLNATEIEDLIVKLAKDGIISAQIGLILRDQYGVPDVKLATGKTITEIMAEKGVAPALPEDLSNLMRRAISLNVHLKNNRGDVSNRRGLLMIEAKIRRLERYYKRNGVLPADWKYSLSNAELMLK, from the coding sequence ATGGCAAGAATGCACACAAGAAGAAAGGGAAAATCCTGTTCAAAGCACCCAATGGTTTCCGAGAATCCCGCATGGGTACCCCTCAACGCCACCGAAATCGAGGACCTCATCGTGAAACTCGCGAAAGACGGAATCATCTCCGCCCAGATCGGACTTATCCTCAGGGACCAGTACGGAGTACCTGACGTTAAGCTCGCTACCGGCAAGACGATCACCGAGATCATGGCTGAGAAGGGAGTCGCACCCGCTCTTCCCGAGGACCTTTCAAACCTCATGAGGCGCGCAATCTCACTGAACGTTCACTTGAAGAACAACAGGGGAGACGTCTCCAACAGGAGAGGCCTTCTCATGATCGAGGCAAAGATCAGGAGACTGGAGCGCTACTACAAGAGGAACGGAGTCCTCCCCGCAGACTGGAAGTATTCTCTCAGCAACGCGGAACTCATGCTTAAGTGA
- a CDS encoding MFS transporter: MEKQSKKMLPGLCLLSFSTFIVCVPAAFTQIISFNLMLDLNAFPDDSYAWTFPMFVAGECAAMGLCAGTMDRFGRRMPYLAGSLMFVASSIVCAMATDMMVFNISRLVQGFGTGLIIVTCIAQIYFDIDDRKDRYMANGIMSLGFGGGMLVGLFAGKAVLETIGWPVAFWAMAVLQAIVTFPALQVLKNGKNSEMKADLPGAIILTIWAAVFVIFLQEFYLNWSIRDTIAQAATAFIVMLFLIFMVAEVRNPDSMFHRKVRNKRLVSVSMVFIVLLGVLDMGAVGFMVKTAFFTFQMSVSQAAPFFIVMVLGAAVTAICISKTIDRTGHLPWLLLSVILSPIALVSMQYLSADDPFYIFAGHLFLLGLAIGCLVSMLNATIQNRTNEDNNGAMMSFAIMMRTVALWLGYNLYQHVTDAFMASKISSIVDHWNSILPFELPSNTSLANLLITPLGDAIRLLPGLTDEIAEVFAEGVGYAFTLGAIAFVVIGLPVALLLLRREKDI; the protein is encoded by the coding sequence ATGGAGAAGCAATCAAAGAAGATGTTACCTGGTCTGTGCCTGCTGTCTTTCAGCACGTTCATAGTATGTGTGCCAGCAGCCTTCACGCAGATAATATCTTTCAACCTGATGCTAGACCTCAACGCCTTCCCCGATGACAGCTATGCATGGACCTTCCCCATGTTCGTCGCCGGAGAATGCGCGGCTATGGGCCTCTGTGCCGGAACCATGGACAGGTTCGGCCGGCGCATGCCGTATCTGGCAGGATCGCTGATGTTCGTGGCATCCTCGATCGTATGTGCGATGGCGACCGACATGATGGTGTTCAACATATCGCGTCTGGTCCAGGGATTCGGAACCGGGCTGATCATCGTCACATGCATAGCTCAGATCTATTTCGATATAGATGACCGCAAGGACCGCTACATGGCCAACGGGATAATGTCCCTCGGATTCGGAGGGGGAATGCTCGTCGGATTGTTCGCTGGTAAGGCGGTACTGGAGACCATCGGATGGCCGGTCGCTTTCTGGGCCATGGCCGTGCTTCAGGCGATAGTCACATTCCCTGCCCTGCAGGTGCTGAAGAACGGGAAGAACAGCGAGATGAAGGCGGATCTGCCCGGAGCGATCATACTGACGATTTGGGCTGCAGTCTTCGTCATATTCCTCCAGGAGTTCTATCTGAACTGGTCGATCAGGGACACGATCGCACAGGCGGCGACCGCATTCATCGTCATGCTGTTCCTGATTTTCATGGTGGCCGAGGTCCGCAACCCCGATTCCATGTTCCATAGGAAGGTCAGGAACAAGAGGCTGGTCAGCGTCTCCATGGTGTTCATCGTGCTCCTCGGAGTGCTGGACATGGGTGCGGTGGGATTCATGGTGAAGACTGCGTTCTTCACTTTCCAGATGTCGGTCAGCCAGGCTGCGCCGTTCTTCATAGTCATGGTCTTGGGAGCGGCGGTCACCGCAATATGCATCTCCAAGACGATCGACAGGACCGGGCATCTCCCGTGGCTCCTGTTGAGCGTGATACTTTCCCCGATAGCATTGGTATCCATGCAGTACCTGAGTGCCGACGATCCGTTCTACATATTCGCAGGACATCTTTTCCTGCTCGGTCTGGCCATAGGATGCTTGGTCTCGATGCTCAACGCCACCATCCAGAACAGGACCAACGAGGACAACAACGGTGCGATGATGTCGTTCGCGATCATGATGCGTACCGTGGCCCTGTGGCTGGGATACAACCTTTACCAACATGTCACTGATGCCTTCATGGCATCCAAGATCAGTTCGATCGTGGATCATTGGAATTCCATACTGCCGTTCGAACTGCCGTCGAACACATCTCTGGCGAACCTGCTGATAACCCCGCTGGGGGATGCGATAAGATTGCTTCCGGGACTCACCGACGAGATAGCAGAAGTATTCGCAGAGGGAGTCGGCTACGCATTCACTCTGGGCGCGATAGCGTTCGTGGTGATCGGACTGCCCGTCGCACTTCTTCTGTTAAGGAGGGAGAAGGACATATGA